Proteins encoded in a region of the Shewanella polaris genome:
- a CDS encoding DEAD/DEAH box helicase, translating to MQFTDFSLDKRLLDSLKHLGITTPTDVQAQALPIALSGKDLMASSKTGSGKTLAFLLPAMQRVISTRALSKKDPRVLILLPTRELAQQVYGQLRLLVANTQYKAISVLGGENFNDQAKALSRDPHFIVATPGRIADHLQQRHLYLNGLELLVLDEADRMLDLGFAPQLKAINDAADHKRRQTLMFSATLDHDSIGDIATTLLKTPNHVSIGESYTEHKDIEQRIILVDHLDHKQALLKHILTQEQHKQVIVFTATRSDTDRIATLLAAEGFVTSALSGDLKQSARNQIMDQFARGQSQILVTTDVASRGLDLVNVSLVINFDMPKFAEEYVHRIGRTGRAGAKGDAVSFVGPKDWDSFKKVQLFLRKNFEPTVIEGLRAKFSGLKDKPQASKAGTSAKAAVISKRVSAPKKPKAAPKSDKRFITGVDVGDAPVRRKVKPIQIIEDDSTVED from the coding sequence TTGCAATTTACCGATTTTTCGTTGGACAAGCGCCTGCTTGACAGTTTAAAGCACCTTGGCATTACTACGCCTACCGATGTTCAAGCGCAAGCACTGCCCATTGCCTTATCAGGTAAAGACTTAATGGCATCCTCTAAAACGGGCTCGGGTAAAACCTTAGCGTTTTTATTGCCTGCTATGCAACGGGTAATATCCACCAGAGCATTGTCTAAAAAAGATCCTCGGGTACTTATATTATTACCGACTCGTGAATTAGCCCAGCAAGTTTATGGCCAATTACGTTTATTAGTCGCCAATACCCAATATAAAGCCATCAGCGTACTCGGCGGTGAGAACTTTAACGACCAAGCTAAAGCCTTGTCTAGAGATCCACACTTTATTGTCGCCACCCCAGGACGTATTGCAGATCACTTACAACAACGTCATTTATATTTAAACGGCTTAGAGTTATTGGTTCTTGACGAAGCTGACCGCATGCTCGATTTAGGCTTTGCACCACAATTAAAAGCCATTAACGATGCGGCGGATCATAAACGTCGTCAAACATTGATGTTTTCGGCCACATTAGATCATGACAGCATTGGCGACATTGCAACAACCTTGCTCAAAACGCCCAATCATGTGTCTATAGGCGAATCTTACACCGAGCATAAAGACATTGAGCAACGGATTATTTTGGTTGATCATTTAGACCATAAACAAGCCTTGCTAAAACACATTTTAACGCAAGAACAACATAAGCAAGTCATTGTGTTTACTGCCACTCGCTCTGACACAGACCGAATTGCGACATTATTGGCCGCAGAAGGTTTTGTCACCTCAGCACTCAGTGGCGACTTAAAGCAATCGGCCCGTAACCAGATTATGGACCAATTTGCTCGAGGCCAATCACAGATACTTGTGACGACAGATGTGGCATCACGCGGCCTCGATTTAGTTAACGTATCGTTAGTGATTAACTTTGATATGCCAAAGTTTGCCGAAGAATATGTACACCGTATAGGCCGTACAGGTCGCGCAGGCGCTAAAGGCGACGCGGTATCATTTGTAGGCCCTAAAGATTGGGACAGCTTTAAAAAAGTACAATTATTTTTACGTAAAAACTTTGAGCCTACTGTTATTGAGGGCTTAAGAGCTAAATTTAGCGGTCTAAAAGATAAGCCTCAAGCAAGCAAAGCGGGTACAAGTGCAAAAGCTGCTGTCATCAGCAAAAGAGTTAGTGCGCCTAAAAAACCTAAAGCTGCACCAAAGAGTGATAAACGCTTTATTACTGGCGTTGATGTCGGCGACGCGCCAGTACGTCGTAAAGTCAAACCGATTCAAATTATTGAAGACGACAGCACAGTAGAAGATTAA
- the rssA gene encoding patatin-like phospholipase RssA — MTKLTVGLALGSGAAKGWAHIGVLNGLAKLDIYPDKIAGCSVGALVGAAYSNNHLAELETWVSGFSSWDVLGLMDLGWRKGGLISGEKVFDVLANRIGDLNIEQLKRPFAAVATDLYSGQEIWFKEGDLRHAVRASCSMPGFLPPVQQGNRWVVDGAVVNPVPVSLARSMGVDIVIAVDLNGHRRGQMHLIPEQVKSRKATKSEPIDEKRELESGFMDLWGKGKDYMNGLSDKFALGSSKSHPGMLAVMSQSMDILEQRHKRSRLMGEPPDICIVPDVGDIGTMEFHRAKEAIIAGEQAVMDIQHLLKATLNNK, encoded by the coding sequence ATGACAAAGCTCACCGTGGGATTAGCGCTAGGCAGTGGAGCGGCGAAAGGTTGGGCCCACATTGGGGTGTTAAATGGTTTAGCAAAATTAGATATTTATCCTGACAAAATTGCCGGTTGTTCAGTTGGGGCGTTAGTGGGGGCAGCTTATTCCAATAATCATTTGGCTGAGCTTGAAACCTGGGTGAGTGGCTTTTCAAGCTGGGATGTGCTCGGGTTAATGGATTTAGGGTGGCGTAAAGGCGGTTTAATCAGTGGCGAAAAAGTATTTGATGTGTTGGCTAATCGCATTGGTGATCTTAACATTGAACAACTGAAGCGTCCCTTTGCCGCAGTGGCAACAGATTTATATTCTGGTCAAGAAATTTGGTTTAAAGAAGGTGACTTACGCCATGCGGTTCGAGCCTCGTGTTCAATGCCGGGTTTTTTGCCGCCTGTTCAGCAAGGAAACCGCTGGGTAGTTGATGGTGCCGTAGTTAACCCTGTGCCAGTGTCATTAGCGCGTTCTATGGGAGTCGATATCGTTATTGCGGTGGATTTAAACGGTCATCGTCGTGGGCAAATGCATTTAATTCCAGAGCAAGTAAAAAGCCGAAAAGCGACTAAGTCTGAGCCTATCGATGAAAAGCGCGAGCTTGAATCTGGCTTTATGGATTTATGGGGTAAAGGCAAAGATTACATGAATGGCTTATCTGATAAGTTTGCTCTTGGCAGTTCAAAATCCCATCCAGGTATGTTGGCTGTTATGTCGCAATCAATGGATATTTTAGAGCAACGCCATAAACGCTCACGTTTAATGGGCGAGCCACCTGATATTTGTATTGTTCCTGATGTCGGTGATATTGGCACTATGGAGTTTCATCGTGCCAAAGAAGCCATTATAGCTGGCGAACAAGCTGTAATGGATATTCAACATTTACTTAAAGCGACATTAAATAACAAATAG
- the nrdD gene encoding anaerobic ribonucleoside-triphosphate reductase has protein sequence MLVVVKRDGCRTAFDGCRIKEAVVAAMDSAGQADDQYALQLAQTVEQQMAAKTEVDILELQEAVENLLMSGPFKSVARHYIEYRHDRDKHREAQSKLNCAIRGLVEQSDNSILNENANKDAKVIPTQRDLLAGIVAKHYAKTHLLPKDVVEAHEKGEIHYHDLDYAPFFPMFNCMLIDLAGMLTHGFKMGNAEIEPPKSISTATAVTAQIIAQVASHIYGGTTINRIDEVLAEFVQISYQKHLVVAKKWQVADVEGYAMTQTEKECHDAFQSLEYEVNTLHTANGQTPFVTFGFGLGVSWECRLIQKSMLTVRMAGLGKNRKTAVFPKLVFAIKDGVNHKATDANYDIKKLALTCSTMRMYPDILNYDQVVEVTGSFKTPMGCRSFLGTYEEDGQLVHEGRNNLGVVSLNLPRIALEAGKDEKRFYQLLDERLLIARKALDTRIARLAGVKARVAPILYMEGACGVRLNADDDVSEIFKNGRASISLGFIGLHETINALYGNEKHVFDNTELREKAVAIINHLKQATESWKQETGYGFSLYSTPSENLCSRFCQLDTAQFGVVAGVTDKGYYTNSFHLDVEKSVNPYDKIDFEQPYPAIANGGFICYGEYPNMQNNIEALENVWDYSYSRVPYYGTNTPIDECYDCGFIGEFNCTSKGFVCPKCGNHEPSRVSVIRRVCGYLGSPDARPFNFGKQEEVKRRVKHL, from the coding sequence ATGCTAGTTGTAGTGAAAAGAGATGGATGTCGTACTGCATTTGATGGATGTCGTATTAAAGAAGCTGTGGTGGCCGCTATGGACTCTGCGGGTCAAGCCGATGACCAATATGCATTGCAGTTAGCACAAACGGTTGAACAGCAAATGGCTGCGAAAACTGAAGTGGATATTCTCGAACTACAAGAAGCCGTTGAAAATTTACTGATGTCGGGGCCTTTTAAATCGGTAGCACGTCATTACATAGAATACCGTCATGACAGAGACAAACACCGTGAAGCACAAAGTAAATTAAATTGTGCGATTCGAGGCTTAGTTGAGCAATCAGACAACTCAATTTTAAATGAAAATGCCAATAAAGACGCCAAAGTTATTCCAACTCAACGTGATCTTCTCGCTGGTATTGTTGCTAAGCATTATGCTAAAACTCATTTGTTACCTAAAGATGTTGTCGAAGCACATGAAAAGGGTGAAATTCATTATCACGACTTAGATTACGCACCGTTTTTCCCAATGTTTAACTGCATGTTAATCGATTTGGCTGGCATGTTAACCCATGGCTTTAAAATGGGTAATGCTGAAATTGAGCCGCCAAAATCTATTTCTACCGCAACGGCGGTTACGGCACAAATTATTGCCCAGGTGGCCAGCCATATTTATGGTGGCACAACGATTAACCGTATTGATGAAGTGTTAGCTGAGTTTGTACAAATCAGCTATCAAAAACATCTTGTAGTGGCAAAAAAATGGCAAGTGGCTGACGTAGAAGGTTATGCGATGACGCAAACTGAAAAAGAATGTCATGACGCATTCCAGTCACTTGAATATGAAGTCAACACCTTGCATACCGCTAATGGCCAAACACCGTTTGTTACTTTCGGTTTTGGGTTAGGTGTGTCATGGGAGTGTCGCTTAATTCAAAAATCAATGCTAACTGTACGTATGGCTGGCCTAGGTAAAAACCGTAAAACCGCAGTATTTCCTAAATTGGTCTTTGCCATTAAAGACGGTGTTAATCATAAAGCAACAGACGCTAATTATGATATTAAAAAACTGGCGTTAACTTGTTCAACTATGCGCATGTACCCTGATATTTTAAATTATGACCAAGTAGTAGAAGTCACTGGTTCATTTAAAACCCCAATGGGTTGTCGATCCTTTTTAGGTACTTATGAAGAGGATGGTCAATTGGTGCACGAAGGTCGTAATAATTTAGGTGTTGTAAGCCTCAATTTACCGCGTATTGCTTTAGAAGCGGGTAAGGATGAAAAGCGTTTTTATCAATTACTCGATGAGCGTTTGTTAATCGCTCGTAAAGCATTAGATACTCGCATTGCACGTTTAGCGGGAGTCAAAGCCCGTGTTGCACCTATTTTGTATATGGAAGGTGCTTGTGGCGTGCGTTTAAATGCTGATGATGATGTTAGTGAAATCTTCAAAAATGGTCGAGCATCAATTTCATTAGGCTTTATCGGCCTGCATGAGACCATAAATGCTTTGTATGGCAATGAAAAGCATGTGTTTGATAACACAGAATTACGTGAGAAAGCTGTCGCTATCATTAATCATTTAAAGCAAGCGACTGAATCTTGGAAGCAAGAAACGGGCTATGGTTTTAGTTTATACAGTACGCCAAGTGAAAATTTATGCAGTCGTTTTTGTCAGCTTGATACCGCGCAATTTGGTGTAGTGGCAGGGGTAACAGACAAAGGTTATTACACCAATAGTTTTCATCTTGATGTTGAAAAAAGTGTAAACCCTTATGACAAAATTGATTTTGAACAACCATATCCAGCTATAGCCAATGGTGGATTTATTTGCTACGGCGAATACCCTAACATGCAAAATAATATAGAAGCGCTTGAAAACGTTTGGGATTATAGCTACAGCCGAGTGCCATACTATGGCACTAACACGCCTATTGATGAGTGTTATGATTGTGGTTTTATTGGTGAGTTCAATTGTACAAGTAAGGGGTTTGTGTGCCCTAAATGTGGTAACCATGAGCCTAGCCGAGTATCCGTTATTCGTCGAGTGTGTGGTTATCTGGGCAGCCCAGATGCAAGACCATTCAACTTTGGCAAGCAAGAAGAAGTCAAACGCAGAGTGAAGCATTTATAA
- the nrdG gene encoding anaerobic ribonucleoside-triphosphate reductase-activating protein: MYYSAYHSIDVINGEGTRCTLFVSGCEHACKGCYNQSTWRVDAGHEFSQALEDQIIKDLTDSRIYRRGLSLSGGDPLHPANLDAILKLVTRVKNECPGKDIWLWTGYQLADLSVAQQNIINLVDVMIDGKFEQDKADPALLWRGSSNQVIHRFNHDDPS, encoded by the coding sequence ATGTATTACAGTGCTTACCATAGTATTGATGTAATCAACGGTGAGGGCACCCGCTGCACGTTATTTGTCAGTGGGTGCGAGCATGCTTGTAAGGGATGTTATAACCAAAGCACTTGGCGTGTGGATGCTGGGCATGAATTTAGCCAAGCGTTAGAAGATCAAATCATTAAGGATCTAACCGACAGTCGTATTTATCGCCGAGGCTTATCGTTAAGTGGTGGCGATCCACTGCATCCCGCTAATCTCGATGCTATATTAAAACTGGTTACGCGAGTAAAGAATGAATGCCCTGGTAAGGACATTTGGCTGTGGACCGGTTATCAATTGGCCGATCTTAGTGTCGCACAGCAAAATATAATCAACTTAGTTGATGTGATGATTGACGGTAAGTTTGAACAAGATAAAGCTGACCCCGCGCTATTGTGGCGCGGAAGCAGCAATCAGGTGATTCATCGCTTTAATCATGACGATCCTAGTTAA
- a CDS encoding TonB-dependent receptor, translated as MKPLHLSLLAIACQSVLFPFYAQAQAPINTAESQASSTDYERITVYGRQNQVVRNSGLATKSDMSLMETPAAVVIVDEALIDAQGVSNMQDLVRNISGVTQAGNNYGIGDNLVIRGLGANYTYDGMYGGAGLGNTFNPTRSLTNVNSVEVLKGPATGLYGMGSAGGVINLIEKKPEFDSQHVFEAEVGQWDTYSLMADSTGGITDDIAYRVVAKSARSDGYRNLGTDRDEVYASMKFVLDDNQNLMLSAAYINDAIPVDSIGHPIRIYNAESADGKTAGEVNWQDLVNDPTSNGVQLTDAQRQQLADSLDASDGQTPYAFGHNGLISPMAKDNEGEELRFKLTHNIYLTDNLFLNQQLQYRNYETSFARQTGAYNYVYSERNGVINQNPRAPLVENDVLYPYAARRQEYRKVSADEKSWQYFADLRYDFDIGNIENELLINANFEDRDISFKQYSIWDADYTLKDSNGDVSYQGTLPYIYDIRNPNWADGEFEDYDPLLTSNYNKSVTAWGLGVQHVGYLGAGFTSRIGVAFNEIKQSYEHLGVDSRYSSSLAAPQPEADTTDNGITYNLGLTYMPTDDISIFVNHSKGRTAYSVLGDVTGNEADREDSQSISNDLGIRVKAFDDQLLTSLVFFKSSRTNIAYANPDYDSSAVTPDIDPYFYDGSEDTKGVELDLNAYLSEQWKVNLNAVYQDARDNQNPNSSSYGQHQKGVPYVTASAWVTYAAELGLPAPVSISLGAEHVGERSTNSSSFGIPDGYVPGYTVVDTAISYDVERYKIQLNINNLFNKSYYEKAMFLGGLPGEERNAKLTVTYRI; from the coding sequence ATGAAGCCACTACACCTCTCTTTACTTGCTATTGCATGCCAAAGTGTCTTGTTTCCTTTTTATGCCCAAGCACAAGCACCAATTAATACTGCAGAATCTCAAGCATCATCAACCGATTATGAACGCATTACCGTATATGGCCGACAAAACCAAGTGGTGAGAAATTCTGGCCTTGCCACTAAATCAGACATGTCACTAATGGAAACACCCGCTGCGGTTGTGATTGTTGATGAAGCATTGATCGATGCCCAGGGTGTCAGCAATATGCAAGACCTAGTACGAAATATCAGTGGTGTGACTCAAGCCGGTAACAATTATGGTATTGGCGATAATTTAGTGATCCGAGGATTAGGCGCTAACTATACCTATGACGGCATGTACGGCGGCGCAGGCCTTGGCAACACTTTTAACCCAACACGCTCGTTAACTAATGTTAACTCAGTCGAAGTATTAAAAGGCCCTGCAACGGGCTTATACGGCATGGGGAGCGCCGGCGGCGTAATTAACTTAATTGAGAAAAAACCTGAGTTTGACAGCCAACACGTTTTTGAAGCCGAAGTGGGACAATGGGATACTTATTCATTAATGGCCGACAGCACGGGCGGGATCACTGATGATATAGCCTATCGTGTAGTAGCTAAAAGCGCGCGCAGTGATGGCTACCGCAATTTGGGTACCGACAGAGATGAAGTATATGCCTCAATGAAGTTTGTATTAGACGATAACCAAAATCTGATGCTGTCTGCTGCTTACATTAACGATGCGATCCCCGTTGACTCTATTGGCCACCCTATCCGTATTTACAATGCAGAGTCAGCAGATGGTAAAACAGCAGGAGAAGTTAATTGGCAAGATCTCGTCAATGATCCCACTAGCAATGGTGTACAACTCACCGATGCACAGCGCCAACAACTTGCAGACTCACTAGATGCCAGTGATGGGCAAACACCTTATGCATTTGGCCATAATGGTTTAATTTCACCAATGGCAAAAGACAATGAAGGTGAAGAGCTTCGCTTTAAGCTAACTCATAATATTTACCTTACCGACAACCTCTTCTTAAACCAGCAGTTACAATACCGTAATTATGAAACTAGCTTTGCTCGTCAAACAGGAGCTTATAACTACGTATATTCGGAACGTAACGGTGTGATTAACCAAAATCCACGAGCACCACTTGTTGAGAACGATGTGCTGTATCCTTATGCCGCTCGACGTCAGGAATACCGTAAAGTCTCAGCTGATGAAAAGTCATGGCAGTACTTTGCTGATTTACGCTACGACTTTGATATAGGTAACATTGAAAACGAATTATTGATCAATGCAAACTTTGAAGATCGCGATATTAGCTTTAAACAATATTCGATTTGGGATGCTGACTATACGCTGAAAGATAGCAATGGTGATGTGTCTTATCAAGGTACCCTGCCCTACATTTATGACATCCGTAATCCTAATTGGGCCGATGGTGAATTTGAAGATTACGACCCATTACTCACCAGCAACTATAACAAGTCTGTTACTGCATGGGGATTAGGAGTGCAGCATGTTGGTTACTTGGGAGCAGGTTTCACCAGCCGTATTGGCGTAGCCTTTAACGAAATAAAGCAAAGTTATGAACACTTAGGCGTTGATTCTCGTTACAGCAGCAGTTTAGCTGCACCACAACCAGAAGCAGATACCACTGATAACGGCATAACTTACAATTTAGGCCTAACCTATATGCCTACTGACGATATCTCTATTTTCGTTAACCACTCTAAAGGCCGTACGGCATACAGTGTGTTAGGTGATGTAACAGGTAATGAAGCTGACCGTGAAGATTCGCAATCAATTAGCAATGATTTAGGTATTCGTGTCAAAGCGTTTGATGATCAACTATTAACATCATTGGTGTTCTTTAAATCATCACGGACTAATATTGCTTATGCGAATCCAGATTATGACAGTAGCGCGGTCACGCCTGACATTGACCCGTACTTTTATGATGGTAGCGAAGACACCAAAGGGGTTGAGTTAGACCTTAATGCCTACCTAAGTGAACAGTGGAAAGTGAATCTTAACGCGGTATACCAAGATGCTAGAGACAACCAAAACCCAAATAGCAGCAGCTATGGTCAACACCAAAAAGGCGTTCCTTATGTTACTGCAAGTGCTTGGGTGACTTATGCGGCAGAATTGGGATTACCAGCGCCGGTATCGATTAGTCTTGGTGCCGAGCATGTCGGTGAACGCAGCACTAACTCTAGCTCATTCGGTATTCCCGACGGTTATGTGCCTGGTTATACCGTGGTCGACACAGCCATTAGTTATGATGTTGAACGTTATAAAATTCAGCTGAATATTAATAACTTATTTAACAAGTCATACTACGAAAAAGCAATGTTTTTGGGTGGTCTACCCGGCGAAGAGCGTAATGCAAAGTTAACCGTAACGTATCGTATTTAA
- a CDS encoding YibL family ribosome-associated protein, which yields MNLKLELQTLNDKLDKFRRKLAAAEQRGDAAVVVQFKKEVAAVTKRIASIKGQQTRQFSQEGSALKALGFKRPLTKAEQADMGKLNKSVKGLIVVHPLTALGREMGIKEVTGFAPAKF from the coding sequence ATGAATTTAAAGCTAGAACTGCAAACATTGAATGATAAATTAGACAAGTTTCGTCGCAAGTTGGCTGCGGCTGAACAACGTGGCGACGCCGCTGTTGTCGTGCAGTTTAAAAAAGAAGTGGCAGCTGTTACTAAGCGAATAGCAAGTATTAAAGGCCAACAAACTCGCCAATTTAGCCAAGAAGGCTCAGCATTAAAAGCGTTAGGGTTTAAACGTCCACTAACCAAAGCTGAACAAGCCGATATGGGAAAATTAAATAAATCAGTTAAAGGCTTAATTGTCGTTCACCCTTTGACGGCATTAGGCCGAGAAATGGGCATTAAAGAAGTCACTGGTTTTGCTCCTGCAAAGTTTTAA
- the ribA gene encoding GTP cyclohydrolase II produces MSIKYIATSKLPTPWGVFAMHGFEDTATGKEHVALTFGQLDPTQPMLGRIHSECLTGDALFSLRCDCGFQLQAAMQNVAEKGQGFLLYLRQEGRGIGLLNKIRAYELQDAGANTVEANLQLGFEADMRKYDMILPMLEKIGVTKVRLMTNNPRKVTAMQDAGIEVVERIPLQVGKNRYNESYLKTKSTELGHMMSEYHFHDE; encoded by the coding sequence ATGTCGATAAAATATATCGCAACATCTAAGTTACCCACTCCTTGGGGTGTTTTTGCTATGCACGGTTTTGAAGATACCGCCACAGGTAAAGAACACGTTGCGTTGACATTTGGTCAGCTGGATCCTACTCAACCTATGCTAGGTCGTATTCATTCTGAATGTTTGACTGGTGATGCGTTATTTAGTTTACGTTGTGATTGTGGTTTTCAATTACAAGCGGCAATGCAAAATGTGGCAGAAAAAGGTCAAGGCTTTTTGTTGTACTTGCGTCAAGAAGGTCGAGGCATTGGCTTACTCAATAAAATTCGAGCCTATGAGTTACAAGATGCTGGTGCCAATACGGTCGAAGCCAATTTGCAGTTAGGTTTTGAAGCTGATATGCGTAAGTACGATATGATTTTACCAATGCTAGAGAAAATTGGTGTGACTAAAGTGAGGTTGATGACCAACAATCCTCGTAAAGTCACCGCTATGCAAGATGCTGGTATTGAAGTCGTTGAACGTATTCCATTGCAAGTGGGTAAAAACCGTTATAACGAATCATATTTAAAGACTAAGTCGACTGAACTAGGTCATATGATGTCGGAATACCATTTTCACGATGAATAA
- a CDS encoding VF530 family DNA-binding protein, whose amino-acid sequence MTQANNPLHGIKLETIVTELVEKYGWEQLGSRINIQCFKDNPSVKSSLKFLRKTPWARDKVEYLYLKANKLPLPPPKDNSRKPASPKAVTARKTPTTKVSEQSDKPSKPVNADIWGNG is encoded by the coding sequence ATGACACAAGCAAACAACCCGCTTCACGGCATTAAACTGGAAACCATTGTTACCGAACTCGTTGAAAAGTACGGTTGGGAGCAATTAGGCTCTAGAATCAACATTCAATGTTTCAAAGACAATCCGAGTGTAAAATCAAGCTTGAAGTTTTTACGCAAAACACCTTGGGCTCGTGACAAAGTTGAATACTTGTATCTTAAAGCCAACAAATTACCATTACCGCCGCCAAAAGATAATTCTCGCAAACCGGCTAGTCCAAAAGCCGTCACTGCCAGAAAAACACCCACAACCAAAGTCAGTGAACAAAGCGATAAGCCAAGCAAACCCGTTAATGCTGATATTTGGGGGAATGGTTAA
- a CDS encoding carbon starvation protein A, giving the protein MTWFLLCVGLLIGGYFIYGAFVEKVFGISTQRQTPAYTHTDGVDFVPMSKGKVYLIQLLNIAGVGPIFGPILGALYGPAAMLWIVFGCVFAGAVHDYFSGMLSVRNNGQSVPNLAGKYLGKNAKHFMNFFAIILLLLVGVVFISAPAGLLSKLTGFDVAIFVGIIFCYYLIATIVPIDKIIGRFYPFFGALLVFMSLGLTIALMLSSEHTMLPGFEIGDFFTNLNPNDMPLWPALFITIACGAVSGFHATQSPLMARCVQNESNGRFVFFGAMIGEGVIALIWCAIALSYFDGIEGLNAGMAGNPANVVYEASNGLLGTFGGFLAILGVIVLPITSGDTAFRSARLILAEFFNIKQVALPKRLLLALPLFAIGAMLTQVDFGIIWRYFGVANQTTAVLMLWTAAAYLLRHNKFHWICTVPAMFMTCVVISFMLNSSTLGAGLPMVVSTVAGMVTTFIIAAMIIIKTKGKGDIDTDDDEEKIELANEL; this is encoded by the coding sequence ATGACTTGGTTTCTACTCTGTGTTGGATTACTCATTGGCGGCTATTTTATTTATGGGGCCTTCGTCGAGAAAGTATTTGGGATTAGCACCCAAAGACAAACACCCGCATACACTCATACAGACGGCGTCGACTTTGTGCCTATGTCTAAAGGTAAAGTGTATTTAATTCAATTACTCAATATTGCAGGTGTAGGTCCAATTTTTGGTCCTATTTTAGGTGCTCTATACGGTCCAGCAGCCATGCTATGGATTGTGTTTGGATGTGTGTTTGCTGGCGCCGTTCACGATTATTTCTCAGGTATGCTATCGGTACGAAACAATGGTCAATCAGTACCAAATTTGGCGGGTAAATACCTAGGTAAAAACGCCAAACACTTTATGAATTTTTTTGCGATTATTCTACTATTGTTAGTCGGAGTGGTATTTATCTCTGCTCCAGCAGGCTTACTCAGCAAATTAACCGGATTTGATGTTGCTATTTTTGTTGGCATTATTTTCTGTTATTACTTAATTGCGACCATAGTGCCAATCGATAAAATCATCGGTCGCTTCTATCCATTCTTTGGCGCGTTGTTAGTATTTATGTCACTTGGTTTAACCATCGCATTAATGCTTTCAAGCGAACATACCATGTTACCGGGCTTTGAAATAGGTGACTTCTTTACCAACCTTAACCCTAACGATATGCCATTATGGCCGGCATTGTTCATCACGATTGCCTGTGGTGCTGTATCTGGTTTTCATGCGACACAATCTCCACTCATGGCCCGTTGTGTTCAAAATGAATCAAATGGTCGCTTTGTGTTTTTTGGCGCGATGATTGGCGAAGGCGTTATCGCCTTAATCTGGTGTGCTATTGCATTGTCATACTTTGATGGTATAGAAGGTCTTAATGCCGGTATGGCTGGTAACCCTGCTAACGTAGTATATGAAGCATCTAACGGTCTGCTTGGTACCTTTGGTGGTTTCTTAGCTATCCTTGGCGTGATTGTATTACCTATCACATCTGGCGACACCGCATTTCGTTCAGCACGCTTAATCTTGGCAGAGTTCTTTAACATCAAACAAGTCGCGTTACCTAAGCGGTTACTGCTAGCGTTACCATTATTTGCTATCGGTGCAATGTTAACCCAAGTCGACTTTGGCATTATCTGGCGTTACTTTGGTGTTGCAAACCAAACCACTGCTGTATTGATGCTATGGACCGCGGCAGCTTACTTACTTCGCCATAATAAATTCCATTGGATTTGTACCGTCCCAGCGATGTTCATGACCTGTGTTGTTATTAGCTTCATGTTGAATTCATCAACATTAGGAGCAGGTTTACCAATGGTTGTGTCTACGGTAGCGGGAATGGTCACCACATTCATTATTGCAGCAATGATTATTATTAAAACCAAAGGTAAAGGTGACATTGATACTGATGATGACGAAGAGAAAATTGAATTAGCAAATGAGCTATAA